The Tachyglossus aculeatus isolate mTacAcu1 chromosome 7, mTacAcu1.pri, whole genome shotgun sequence genome includes a region encoding these proteins:
- the LOC119930855 gene encoding alpha-1,6-mannosyl-glycoprotein 4-beta-N-acetylglucosaminyltransferase-like, with translation MRCSLRRSVWAVMAFALLGFFLRMFTEENEDPLLEEKKHLAWLLVQRQLNANGHLTPFQELSNNSALLNLSFHYLAGAPPPVKKLLTVGLSSVRRPRGSYLLDTLGSVFQSSSAAELRDALVVVHLADPDPRWARRTAAAVAGRFASQLLAGQLLLVRAPPAAYPPLRGLKRNFGDAADRVAFRSKQNVDYAFLVSCAANLSRYFLMIEDDVRCARGFLTAVRRAIEAHRDTPWVTLEFSKLGYIGKLYRASDLPRLARFLLLFYQEMPCDWLLDHFRLLLAQKDPIRLSPSLFQHVGTYSSFRGTINELKDDEYHDGGGVAANPLATFHTDMTAYDGFAPERAYAPGDGFFWGHPVLAGSHLTVVFLRPARVRRLRVATGTAQEKKDRLRAGRVELGRRLDGEGRDCSDYRPLGPLLDGQLAWEEPASGGGREVRCVRLVALREQRDWLIVRHLDVWTEDAER, from the exons ATGCGCTGCTCTCTCCGTCGCTCTGTCTGGGCTGTGATGGCTTTCGCCCTTCTGGGCTTCTTCCTCCGAATGTTCACCGAGGAGAACGAAGACCCTTTGCTA gaggagaagaagcatttGGCTTGGCTATTGGTGCAGCGACAACTCAACGCCAATGGCCACCTGACTCCCTTCCAAGAACTCTCTAACAACTCCGCCCTCCTCAACCTGTCTTTCCATTACCTGGCTGGAGCCCCGCCACCAGTCAAAA agctGCTGACGGTGGGGCTGTCGTCGGTGCGCCGCCCCCGAGGCAGTTACCTCCTGGACACCTTGGGCTCCGTGTTCCAGAGCTCGTCGGCGGCCGAGCTGAGGGACGCGCTGGTGGTGGTGCACCTGGCCGATCCCGACCCGCGCTGGGCCCGCCGCACGGCGGCCGCGGTGGCCGGCCGCTTTGCCTCCCAGCTGCTGGCGGGGCAGCTGCTGCTCGTCCGCGCCCCGCCGGCCGCCTACCCGCCGCTGCGGGGCCTGAAGCGCAACTTCGGCGACGCTGCGGACCGGGTGGCCTTCCGCTCCAAGCAGAACGTGGACTACGCCTTCCTGGTGAGCTGCGCCGCCAACCTCTCCCGCTACTTCCTCATGATCGAGGACGACGTCCGCTGCGCCCGGGGCTTCCTCACCGCCGTGCGCCGGGCCATCGAGGCCCACCGGGACACCCCCTGGGTCACCCTGGAGTTCTCCAAGCTGGGCTACATCGGCAAGCTCTACCGGGCCAGCGACCTGCCTCGCCTCGCCcgcttcctgctcctcttctaCCAGGAGATGCCCTGCGACTGGCTCCTCGACCATTTCCGCCTGCTTCTGGCCCAGAAAGATCCCATCCGCCTCAGCCCTTCGCTCTTCCAGCACGTGGGCACGTACTCCTCCTTCCGGGGCACCATCAACGAGCTAAAAGACGACGAGTACCACGACGGCGGCGGGGTCGCCGCCAACCCCCTGGCGACCTTCCACACGGACATGACCGCCTACGACGGCTTCGCCCCCGAGCGGGCCTACGCCCCGGGGGACGGCTTCTTCTGGGGCCACCCCGTGCTGGCCGGCAGCCACCTGACGGTGGTGTTCCTGCGGCCGGCCCGCGTACGCCGGCTGCGGGTGGCGACGGGCACCGCCCAAGAGAAGAAGGACCGGCTGAGGGCCGGCCGCGTGGAGCTGGGCCGCCGGCTCGACGGGGAGGGCCGAGACTGCTCCGATTACCGTCCCCTGGGACCGCTGCTGGACGGCCAGCTGGCCTGGGAGGAGCCGGCCAGCGGAGGGGGACGGGAGGTGAGGTGCGTGAGGCTGGTGGCCCTGCGGGAGCAGCGGGATTGGCTCATCGTGAGGCACTTGGACGTGTGGACCGAAGACGCTGAGCGGTGA